The proteins below are encoded in one region of Polynucleobacter sp. AP-Elch-400A-B2:
- a CDS encoding nuclear transport factor 2 family protein — protein sequence MEQKAPLPPFNNETAIQKIRMAEDAWNTRDPEKVSLVYTEDTIWRNRAEFPKGREQVKEFLHRKWAKELDYRLIKELWAFTGNRIAVRFAYECHDDSGNWSRSFGNENWEFNENGFMMRRFASINDLPIKESDRKFFWPLGRRPDDHPGLSHFGF from the coding sequence ATGGAACAAAAAGCACCATTACCCCCCTTTAATAATGAAACCGCTATCCAAAAGATTCGAATGGCTGAGGATGCTTGGAATACCCGAGATCCTGAAAAAGTCTCCTTGGTCTACACTGAAGATACCATTTGGAGAAATCGAGCTGAATTTCCGAAAGGTCGAGAACAAGTAAAAGAGTTTCTCCATCGTAAATGGGCAAAGGAGCTTGATTACCGATTGATAAAGGAATTATGGGCGTTTACAGGTAACCGTATCGCAGTTCGCTTCGCTTATGAGTGCCATGATGACTCGGGAAACTGGAGCCGCAGCTTTGGTAATGAGAATTGGGAGTTTAATGAAAATGGCTTCATGATGAGGCGTTTTGCTAGTATTAATGATTTACCTATTAAAGAATCAGATCGAAAATTCTTTTGGCCCCTTGGAAGAAGGCCGGATGATCACCCGGGGCTGAGTCATTTTGGCTTCTAG
- a CDS encoding DUF6088 family protein, giving the protein MQKEPVTPPLNTSPELRDSALGRLRSQLKRGHVYRREDLLGNSNAVDRHLKQLVDAGDLEKLAQGLYYAPKSSVFGRVPPKDNELVEAFLKDENFLLLSPNSYNSLGLGTTQLYNKTVVYNHKRHGVFKLGNRSFEFRVKPRFPKKVDKEFLLVDLLNNLDSLAENKDDVLTKAEKQLNKFETSKLQKTVSAYGAGRTKKRVSSWLRDTQRASA; this is encoded by the coding sequence ATGCAAAAAGAGCCTGTAACCCCCCCCTTAAATACTTCGCCTGAATTACGCGATAGCGCATTGGGGAGACTTCGCTCGCAGCTTAAGAGGGGTCATGTCTATAGAAGAGAGGATCTTTTAGGTAACTCCAATGCGGTTGACCGTCATTTAAAACAATTGGTTGATGCGGGTGATTTAGAGAAGCTTGCCCAAGGACTATATTACGCACCCAAATCATCTGTATTTGGTAGGGTGCCTCCGAAAGACAATGAGCTAGTAGAAGCTTTTTTAAAAGACGAGAACTTTTTGTTGCTTTCACCTAATAGCTATAACTCACTGGGCTTGGGAACAACTCAGCTATATAACAAGACTGTGGTGTACAACCATAAACGCCATGGCGTCTTTAAATTAGGCAATAGAAGTTTTGAATTTCGGGTAAAACCGCGCTTTCCAAAAAAGGTGGATAAAGAATTCTTATTGGTGGATCTATTGAATAATCTAGATTCGCTTGCCGAGAATAAAGATGATGTATTGACTAAGGCAGAGAAGCAGTTAAATAAGTTTGAAACTTCTAAATTGCAAAAAACAGTTAGTGCTTATGGGGCAGGGAGAACGAAGAAGCGGGTTTCATCTTGGTTGCGTGATACGCAGAGAGCGAGTGCTTAG
- a CDS encoding HPP family protein produces the protein MLRIVKRLAWVSLGAIVALGLALLATKPPTTPLLLASLGGSTIFLFGLTGAPAAQPRALFGGHLISALIGVVCYQLFEDALWVYLLAEVLTLCILLLTQTVHPPAGANPLIMIQAHAGFGHLIAVVLVSVTILAIVAAVWSRLTPGKALHYPVKWNEPSPKSNDWSVWG, from the coding sequence ATGCTTAGAATAGTTAAACGTTTGGCATGGGTTTCATTGGGGGCAATCGTTGCGCTTGGCTTGGCCCTTCTTGCTACTAAACCACCGACAACCCCATTACTACTTGCCTCCCTAGGCGGTTCAACAATATTTCTATTTGGCCTGACTGGTGCTCCCGCGGCACAACCACGAGCCTTATTTGGTGGTCACTTAATCAGCGCCCTCATTGGAGTAGTTTGCTATCAACTTTTTGAGGACGCATTGTGGGTTTACTTATTGGCAGAGGTACTTACGTTATGCATCCTATTATTAACGCAAACTGTACATCCACCAGCGGGAGCTAATCCACTGATTATGATTCAGGCGCACGCTGGCTTTGGCCATCTCATAGCAGTTGTTTTAGTAAGCGTTACGATTCTTGCAATAGTAGCTGCCGTCTGGAGTCGATTAACTCCTGGCAAGGCGCTGCATTACCCGGTGAAATGGAACGAGCCCTCCCCGAAATCAAATGACTGGAGCGTTTGGGGGTAG
- the ybiB gene encoding DNA-binding protein YbiB, with product MSITSFLKVIGRGSKGACDLDRNQAIEVFAQILEGNVSDLELGAFCIAMRIKGESVSELMGFMDALEPHLNLLNLGSRPTIILPSYNGARKQANLTPLLASMLSSYGFTVLVQGIEKDQTRVTSHEIFKSLGWPILNTKNEFGTLLNSNQPIFCPLNVISPALQRLLDVRERIGLRNTGHVLAKLINPTLQSPWQVSNYTHPEYPEKLREFFQLRSANAILMRGSEGEPTASLQRLPEMHFLPSNGNQVTSPEERFEDPTPFIEIDAISTASITQKILSGQVICPNSIIRQATQISTMAGLH from the coding sequence ATGAGCATCACATCATTCCTAAAGGTCATTGGCCGAGGTAGTAAAGGCGCTTGCGATCTTGATCGCAATCAGGCCATAGAAGTGTTTGCTCAAATTCTAGAGGGTAACGTAAGCGATCTTGAGTTAGGTGCTTTTTGTATTGCTATGCGCATCAAGGGTGAATCAGTATCTGAGCTAATGGGCTTTATGGATGCTTTAGAACCACATCTAAATTTACTCAACCTAGGCTCTCGTCCAACCATAATCTTACCAAGCTATAACGGAGCTAGAAAGCAAGCAAATCTCACGCCGCTTCTTGCCAGCATGCTTTCTAGTTATGGTTTTACTGTTCTTGTTCAGGGAATAGAAAAAGATCAAACTAGGGTAACGAGCCATGAAATTTTTAAATCGCTTGGGTGGCCAATTCTAAACACTAAGAATGAATTTGGCACCCTCTTAAATTCCAATCAGCCAATTTTTTGCCCCCTCAATGTTATTTCCCCAGCGCTGCAAAGATTGTTAGACGTCAGAGAAAGAATAGGCCTACGGAATACTGGTCATGTCCTTGCAAAACTCATTAATCCAACTCTTCAGAGCCCTTGGCAAGTATCCAATTACACTCATCCAGAGTATCCAGAAAAATTGCGGGAGTTTTTTCAACTTCGTTCAGCAAATGCAATTTTGATGAGAGGAAGCGAGGGTGAACCCACTGCCTCCCTACAACGATTACCTGAAATGCATTTTTTACCTTCAAATGGAAATCAAGTTACTAGCCCAGAAGAGCGATTCGAAGATCCCACCCCGTTTATTGAAATTGATGCCATATCAACAGCGTCTATTACCCAGAAAATTCTCTCTGGACAAGTCATATGTCCGAACTCAATCATAAGACAAGCTACCCAAATATCGACGATGGCTGGATTACACTAA
- a CDS encoding nucleotidyl transferase AbiEii/AbiGii toxin family protein: protein MLLHEHKDFKDLIAAVSDNMGIDPTLVEKDYWIMHCLWGLQQQGFTFELKGGTSLSKGFGLIYRFSEDIDIRIEPPVGMDVKAGKNQDKEAHIKSRSDFYDWVASELKILGIQDVIRDYAFDDPEKMRSGGIRLNYQSIMPSVGGLKDGVLLELGFDDTAPNQPVDISSWAYDYAIKYVKEIDDNRAKNVLCYLPEYTFVEKLQTISTKYRQYKDGKGFPKNFLRHYYDVYCLLDCSSVLEFIKTDRYQTRKVERFPKSDNLIISQNPAFLLCDSEDRKLFESEYQKVASLYYKGQPNFPDLLNRISHHLKVL, encoded by the coding sequence GTGCTTTTGCATGAACATAAGGATTTCAAAGATCTGATTGCTGCTGTATCAGACAATATGGGTATTGATCCCACATTGGTTGAAAAGGATTATTGGATCATGCATTGCCTTTGGGGATTGCAGCAACAAGGATTTACATTTGAATTGAAGGGCGGAACTTCATTATCCAAGGGGTTTGGATTAATCTATCGCTTTTCCGAAGATATTGATATCCGCATTGAGCCGCCAGTAGGCATGGATGTTAAGGCTGGTAAAAATCAAGATAAAGAAGCGCATATAAAATCTCGATCTGATTTTTACGATTGGGTTGCCAGTGAGCTAAAGATTCTTGGCATACAAGATGTTATACGAGATTATGCATTTGATGATCCAGAAAAAATGCGCAGTGGCGGGATCCGCTTAAATTACCAATCAATAATGCCATCGGTGGGTGGTTTAAAAGATGGTGTTTTATTAGAGTTAGGCTTTGACGATACGGCACCCAATCAGCCGGTAGATATTTCATCGTGGGCATACGATTATGCGATTAAGTACGTCAAAGAAATTGATGACAATAGAGCCAAAAATGTCTTGTGTTACTTGCCTGAATATACTTTTGTGGAAAAACTGCAAACCATCTCTACGAAGTATCGCCAATACAAAGATGGCAAAGGATTTCCTAAGAACTTCCTAAGGCATTACTACGACGTATATTGCCTCTTGGATTGCTCATCAGTGTTGGAATTTATTAAGACTGATAGGTATCAGACTAGGAAGGTAGAGCGTTTTCCCAAGTCCGATAACTTAATTATTTCTCAAAACCCAGCTTTTCTTCTGTGTGATTCGGAAGACCGAAAGTTGTTTGAATCAGAATATCAAAAAGTAGCTAGCCTATATTACAAAGGTCAGCCAAATTTTCCTGATCTATTAAATCGGATTAGTCATCATCTAAAGGTTTTGTAG
- a CDS encoding nitrate reductase has product MAEVKSTCCYCGVGCGVIIETAVTSNGKIEITGVRGDPDHPANFGRLCSKGSTLHLTAKPSLQMQARLGSPAIRKTRGEDPIDIAWPEAIQTVAQKFADIIKEHGPESVGIYVSGQLLTEDYYIFNKLMKGLIGSNNIDTNSRLCMSSAVAGYKQTLGMDAPPCCYEDIDSASTIFITGSNTAFAHPILYRRLEDARKNNPDLKVIVVDPRKTDTAKEADLYLQIQPGTDVALYHGMLYIMLWEKWIDESYINSYTAGFDALRDLVRDFTPKAVSQICGINEKDLFQAAQWFATSPATLSMYCQGLNQSASGTAKNAALVNLHLATGQIGKAGAGPFSLTGQPNAMGGREVGGLANLLSAHRDLANPEHRTEVANLWGVHSVPEKPGLSAIPMFEALRTEKLKAIWIVCTNPAQSMPDLNAVHEGLSKAEFVVVQEAYAHTATTLYADVLLPATTWAEKVGTVTNSERRISKVNPAIDPFESAKHDWQIALEIGHAIEELLPGNRKDGITTLFPYAGPEDIWNEHRESTAGRDLDITGLSYQILEERGPQQWPMPKGSYFGKKRLYENGIFPTKDQKAHFIAAPYKAPAESVDARYPFALNTGRLRDQWHGMSRTGTIGTLYGHSPEPCVELSPKDAGRMNLENGDLVHVTSRRGSEIFPIKVSDDIASSQAFIAMHWGSEFISGAAGKTPGRGVNGLTCNMIDPVSGQPELKHAAVKILPANLPWQLVAFGLFPKEEVFSVQNSLRSILPHFDSAQCVLFGREQDGELIGVSFKAAHHDDPLEESESLAAQALKQVMEKFKLDEASGEPVMRYSDKRRGIVRLVRAQEKVLSAMLTGSIDSLASTAWLREYLESGLDAKTLGRSLLMPVSKPPVEIKSKGKAICNCFNISADTMTQCLSKMPTGTSPDQAMNSLQSETQCGTNCGSCKPEVKQIISSFLKQVEVAA; this is encoded by the coding sequence ATGGCTGAAGTTAAAAGCACTTGTTGCTACTGTGGTGTTGGCTGTGGTGTCATTATTGAAACTGCAGTTACAAGCAATGGGAAGATCGAGATTACCGGAGTTCGTGGCGATCCCGATCACCCTGCAAACTTTGGCAGACTCTGCAGTAAGGGCTCTACCCTCCATCTCACCGCAAAACCAAGCCTTCAAATGCAAGCGCGGTTAGGTTCACCGGCTATTCGCAAAACAAGAGGCGAAGATCCGATAGATATTGCTTGGCCCGAAGCAATACAAACCGTTGCCCAAAAATTTGCCGACATCATTAAAGAGCATGGTCCAGAGTCCGTTGGCATTTATGTCTCTGGTCAATTATTGACCGAAGACTATTACATCTTCAATAAGTTAATGAAGGGCTTAATTGGCTCCAATAACATTGATACCAATTCACGCCTATGTATGTCTAGCGCAGTAGCTGGCTACAAGCAAACTTTGGGGATGGATGCCCCACCCTGCTGCTATGAAGATATAGATTCGGCATCCACGATCTTTATTACAGGATCTAATACTGCTTTTGCTCACCCAATTCTGTATAGACGTCTTGAGGATGCCCGTAAAAATAATCCAGACCTCAAAGTTATTGTTGTTGATCCCAGAAAAACAGATACCGCTAAAGAAGCCGATCTCTATCTTCAGATACAGCCTGGTACTGATGTTGCGCTATATCACGGCATGCTTTACATCATGCTCTGGGAGAAATGGATTGATGAGTCTTATATCAACTCTTACACAGCAGGTTTTGATGCCCTGCGTGATCTCGTAAGGGACTTCACGCCTAAGGCAGTGAGTCAGATCTGCGGCATCAATGAAAAAGACTTGTTCCAAGCAGCGCAATGGTTTGCTACTTCACCTGCAACCTTATCGATGTATTGCCAAGGATTAAATCAATCAGCATCAGGCACCGCTAAGAATGCGGCTTTAGTCAATCTGCATTTGGCTACTGGTCAAATAGGCAAAGCTGGTGCAGGTCCATTCTCTTTGACCGGGCAACCTAATGCGATGGGCGGCCGAGAAGTTGGAGGCTTAGCAAATCTACTATCTGCACATCGCGATCTTGCCAATCCAGAGCACCGCACAGAAGTTGCCAACCTTTGGGGAGTGCACTCTGTGCCGGAGAAACCAGGTCTTAGCGCCATCCCCATGTTTGAAGCATTGCGCACTGAAAAGCTTAAGGCTATTTGGATCGTCTGCACAAACCCAGCACAATCTATGCCCGATCTTAATGCCGTTCATGAGGGCTTAAGTAAAGCCGAGTTTGTTGTGGTTCAGGAAGCCTATGCGCATACAGCAACCACCCTCTATGCGGATGTCTTATTACCCGCCACTACCTGGGCAGAAAAAGTAGGTACTGTTACCAATTCAGAGCGCCGCATCTCCAAAGTCAATCCCGCAATTGATCCCTTTGAATCTGCAAAACATGATTGGCAAATTGCTTTGGAGATTGGACACGCTATAGAAGAGCTGCTTCCAGGAAACAGAAAGGATGGAATTACCACGCTTTTCCCTTATGCCGGACCAGAAGATATTTGGAATGAACATCGTGAGAGTACGGCCGGTCGTGATCTCGATATCACTGGCCTGAGCTACCAAATCCTCGAGGAACGCGGGCCACAACAATGGCCAATGCCAAAAGGGTCTTACTTTGGCAAAAAGCGACTTTACGAAAATGGTATCTTCCCCACTAAAGATCAGAAAGCGCACTTTATCGCTGCGCCTTATAAGGCACCTGCAGAATCAGTAGATGCACGCTATCCCTTTGCCTTAAATACGGGACGCCTGAGAGATCAATGGCACGGTATGAGTAGAACCGGAACGATTGGAACACTCTATGGGCACTCACCCGAGCCTTGTGTAGAGCTATCACCCAAAGATGCAGGCAGGATGAATCTAGAAAATGGTGATTTAGTTCATGTCACTAGTCGCAGAGGCAGCGAAATCTTTCCGATTAAAGTTTCGGATGATATTGCCTCCTCGCAAGCCTTTATTGCGATGCACTGGGGTTCTGAGTTTATTTCAGGCGCTGCTGGTAAAACACCAGGCCGCGGAGTCAACGGACTAACCTGCAACATGATTGATCCTGTATCAGGTCAGCCAGAGTTGAAGCATGCAGCTGTGAAGATTTTGCCAGCAAATCTTCCTTGGCAACTCGTTGCCTTCGGCCTATTCCCGAAAGAGGAAGTCTTTTCTGTTCAAAACAGTTTGCGCAGCATCTTGCCTCACTTTGACTCGGCCCAATGCGTCTTATTTGGCAGAGAGCAAGATGGTGAACTGATTGGGGTTTCATTCAAAGCTGCCCATCACGATGACCCGCTAGAAGAATCCGAATCTCTTGCCGCACAAGCTCTAAAGCAAGTGATGGAGAAATTCAAATTAGATGAGGCCTCTGGAGAGCCAGTAATGCGCTATAGCGATAAACGCAGAGGCATAGTACGGCTCGTACGTGCTCAAGAGAAAGTTCTATCTGCAATGCTCACTGGTTCCATTGATAGTCTAGCAAGTACCGCCTGGCTAAGAGAGTACCTAGAGAGCGGCTTGGATGCAAAAACGCTCGGTCGATCTCTATTGATGCCCGTCAGCAAACCTCCTGTGGAAATAAAGTCTAAGGGCAAAGCAATTTGTAACTGCTTTAATATCTCTGCAGACACAATGACGCAATGCTTAAGCAAAATGCCAACAGGAACCTCTCCCGATCAAGCTATGAACTCGCTTCAATCTGAAACTCAATGTGGAACCAATTGTGGCTCTTGCAAACCCGAAGTCAAGCAAATTATTTCGAGCTTTCTCAAGCAAGTAGAAGTAGCTGCATAA
- a CDS encoding HPP family protein, whose translation MNKLKIWCHKLYEALKPTPSEFSLTQQFIITIGTTATICILSLVNHLLDKENLLLLAPFIASALMIFTMPSKKMTSASVIFQSYLLCSLIGFAFVYVFDYAQWVMIAAFVISFFLMLVLECLHPPAIMLPIMIISERLRDYTLAFDPIAIDVLILLIAVYFFNKTLEKFPLIKK comes from the coding sequence ATGAATAAATTAAAAATCTGGTGCCATAAGCTTTATGAGGCGCTCAAGCCAACCCCTTCTGAATTTTCTCTTACGCAGCAATTTATCATCACCATAGGCACGACCGCTACTATCTGCATCCTATCATTGGTTAACCATCTCTTAGATAAAGAAAATTTGCTACTGCTTGCGCCATTCATCGCTAGCGCATTAATGATATTTACAATGCCAAGCAAGAAAATGACCTCTGCTAGTGTAATTTTTCAATCTTATCTTTTATGTTCACTCATTGGCTTTGCATTTGTATATGTATTTGACTATGCCCAATGGGTAATGATCGCCGCCTTTGTAATTAGCTTCTTTCTCATGCTGGTGCTTGAATGCTTACACCCTCCCGCAATAATGTTGCCTATTATGATTATTAGCGAGAGATTGAGGGACTACACCCTGGCTTTTGATCCAATTGCAATTGATGTTCTTATATTGCTGATAGCAGTTTATTTTTTCAATAAAACCTTAGAGAAGTTTCCACTTATTAAAAAATGA
- a CDS encoding nitroreductase, translating to MASSNLDSLGSFAHGLIHSRQHVSPKRLIDPGPSPFQKLEILNAAGAAPDHGKITPWHFYEVSSKSRNLLGDLFADALIARDPSATLTQVDEAKQKAFRGPLLLLATVNLNNELDNIPEQEKIISAGCAIQNILLMANALGFGSGLSSGKALYSQKMRELFLLKDKEQPLCFITIGTISTHKPNKDRPDASSYTSTF from the coding sequence TTGGCTTCTAGTAATTTAGATTCGCTCGGTAGTTTTGCACATGGACTAATCCATAGTCGCCAGCATGTTTCGCCTAAAAGGCTAATTGATCCTGGTCCAAGCCCATTTCAGAAATTAGAAATCCTCAATGCTGCAGGAGCTGCCCCTGATCATGGAAAAATAACGCCCTGGCACTTTTATGAAGTTAGCTCCAAAAGTCGTAATTTACTAGGCGACTTATTTGCCGATGCTCTCATCGCAAGAGATCCAAGCGCAACTCTAACTCAGGTTGATGAAGCCAAGCAGAAAGCTTTTCGAGGTCCCTTGTTGCTATTGGCAACTGTCAATCTCAATAATGAGCTAGATAACATTCCCGAACAAGAAAAAATCATCTCTGCGGGATGCGCAATTCAAAATATTTTATTAATGGCAAACGCTTTAGGATTTGGATCTGGGCTTTCGAGTGGCAAAGCTCTTTATAGTCAAAAAATGAGAGAGTTATTTTTATTAAAAGATAAAGAGCAGCCCTTATGTTTCATCACTATCGGAACCATCTCAACCCATAAGCCTAATAAAGATAGGCCAGATGCCAGCTCGTATACATCAACATTTTAA
- the nirD gene encoding nitrite reductase small subunit NirD codes for MSNTTQLDQWQKITTVDEIPVLGSRVIQAPAGQIAIFRNSEDEVFAVLDKCPHKGGPLSQGIVHGKSVTCPLHSWNIDLSTGCAVAPDEGCAKSFAVKVDSGVVWLSREELQNKHG; via the coding sequence ATGTCTAACACCACCCAACTTGATCAGTGGCAGAAAATCACAACAGTTGATGAGATTCCCGTTCTAGGGTCTCGGGTTATTCAAGCACCCGCTGGTCAAATTGCAATTTTCAGAAATTCAGAAGACGAAGTATTTGCCGTATTGGATAAGTGTCCACACAAGGGTGGCCCTCTCTCACAGGGTATTGTTCATGGTAAATCTGTAACCTGTCCACTGCACTCCTGGAACATAGATCTTTCTACTGGCTGCGCCGTTGCTCCGGATGAGGGCTGTGCTAAATCCTTTGCAGTCAAAGTTGATTCTGGTGTGGTTTGGCTCAGCCGCGAGGAATTGCAAAACAAACATGGCTGA